From the Endozoicomonas sp. Mp262 genome, the window AGTTTCTTTTTGATACGATCCTGCTTCAGACGAGACAGGTAGTCGATAAACAGCTTGCCTTCCAGGTGATCGAGTTCATGCTGTACACAGACTGAAGCCAGGCCATCAAGTTCCGTGGTGTACTCCTGGCCTTCTTTATCCAGTGCGGTCAAGCGGATTTTTTCAAACCGACCCAGGGTCTCATAAAACCCTGGTACTGACAGGCAACCTTCCTGAAGCTCTGACTTTTCTTCGTTGACAGCTTCATAGCTGGGGTTAATGAGCACGATGGGGGCGTCGCCATTTTCTGACATATCCATCACAACAATCCGCTGGTGGATATCTACCTGGGTGGCGGCCAGACCAACGCCTTTAGCGTGGTACATGGTTTCCAGCATGTCATCAACAATTTTACGGATATCATCGTCTACCACTGTAACGGGCTTGGCAACAGTGCGTAGTCTTGGGTCGGGGTATTCCAGAACGTCCAGGATAGCCATCAGTAATATATAACTCTCAAGTTAAGGTAAGCGTTTTTTCCTTCATTGTAAGGAGCATCTATAGAATGAACAATTGGGTAAATAGCCTTAGCCCGGAAATTTTCTTTCAGGGTCGGCACCTCTTTTATTCAGAAACCCTGTCAGTGGTCGAGAGAGTAGTATAGTACATTGTTGATAGCGATCAGAGGGAGGCACAGGATGAGAGTAGGGTTTCTGGCCTTGATTTTATCTTGTCTTCCGGTTTCTGGCTGGACTGTGCAAACAACGGCTATCAAGGCAGATTCCCCGAAAAGTTATACAGTTAAGGAAGGTGATACCTTGTGGGGGGTTGCCGAACGCTTCCTCGAAAGTCCCTGGCGTTGGCCTGAACTCTGGCATGCAAACCCTCAGACAAATAATCCACACCTGATTTTCCCCGGGGATGTTGTCAGTCTGGTAGAGGTTGATGGTCAGCCCAGACTGGCGGTTTCTGAAAGAGGGGATACAGGGCGGACAGTAAAGCTCAGTCCTAAAATCAGGACAACACCTATTGATAAAGCCATTCCTGCAATTCCGTTACGGAAGATTAATACTTTCATGCTAGAGAGTCGTATTTTTTCGTCTAAGGAAGAGCTTGTCAGGGCACCCTATATCTTTGCATCCCAAAATAACAGGGTTGCGTCCAGCCCTGGTGATACGGTTTTTGCTCGTGGGCGATTCCCGGATTACGGCGGGAAATATGAGTTATTGCGCAGAGGTAAAAGTATTAAAGATCCCGCCACTGGTCAGACGCTTGGAGTCATAGGTTACAAAGTGGGGGAGGCTAGTCTGTCACGACTTGGAGAGGGTGTCGGTACTCTGAAGGTCATTAGTGCAAAAAGACCGGTGAAGCCAGGGGACAGGGTTATATCTGGGGACTCTTTTGCACCTGCCACGATGTTTTATCCCAAGGCACCGGTAGAGGCAGTCCATGGCAAAGTGGTGAGTATTTTAAATGGTGACAGTAAAGCCGGAAAGCACGATACGATTATTATCAGTATTGGTAACCAGGAAAGTCTAAGGCCGGGGGATGTTCTGGCCATCCAGTCCAATAGGAAAATTCGGGATCGATTTTCCAAACAAAAGGTTCGACTTCCCCCCCAGGATATAGGCATGGCTATGATCTATCGATCTTTTGATAAATTAAGCTATGGTATTGTTATGTCGGCCAGCCAAGAAATAGAAATTGGCGATTTTCTGAACAACCCATAATGCATAGTGACGATGACTTCCTGGCAGCAACTTGAACCCTGGTTAAGACTATCGTGTATTCAGAGCATTGGGCCGGTGAGGGTGCAAAGGCTTTTGCAGCACTTTAAGTCACCTCAACAGGTTTTATCTGCGTCACTGGCAGAATTAAAGGCTGGGATCCCTGAGGCGTGTGCCAGGGCCATTGTTGAGCAAAAGAACTCAGGTGATATCGCTAAAAAGCTGGATAAAGCCAGGGGTTGGATGGATGCCAGTGAAGCCCACCATATTCTCTGTGTTGAGTCTGATGCTTATCCCGTTCAGTTGAAAGAGCTGCCGGATCCCCCTTCCATACTCTACGTGGTTGGTAATCCTGTATTACTGTCTGAGCCCCAGCTGGCCATTGTTGGTAGTAGAAGACCAACCCCCCAGGGTAGACGGGTTGCTGCGGAGATTGCCGGGGTGCTGGCTCGCAGTGGTTTTGTTATCACCAGTGGCATGGCTATGGGGATTGATGGCGCTGCTCACCAGGGAACCCTTGCAGGTTATGGAAATACTGTGGCGGTGTTAGGCACGGGGGTGGATCAAGTCTATCCA encodes:
- the def gene encoding peptide deformylase, with the translated sequence MAILDVLEYPDPRLRTVAKPVTVVDDDIRKIVDDMLETMYHAKGVGLAATQVDIHQRIVVMDMSENGDAPIVLINPSYEAVNEEKSELQEGCLSVPGFYETLGRFEKIRLTALDKEGQEYTTELDGLASVCVQHELDHLEGKLFIDYLSRLKQDRIKKKLEKNKRLKA
- a CDS encoding LysM peptidoglycan-binding domain-containing protein, whose product is MRVGFLALILSCLPVSGWTVQTTAIKADSPKSYTVKEGDTLWGVAERFLESPWRWPELWHANPQTNNPHLIFPGDVVSLVEVDGQPRLAVSERGDTGRTVKLSPKIRTTPIDKAIPAIPLRKINTFMLESRIFSSKEELVRAPYIFASQNNRVASSPGDTVFARGRFPDYGGKYELLRRGKSIKDPATGQTLGVIGYKVGEASLSRLGEGVGTLKVISAKRPVKPGDRVISGDSFAPATMFYPKAPVEAVHGKVVSILNGDSKAGKHDTIIISIGNQESLRPGDVLAIQSNRKIRDRFSKQKVRLPPQDIGMAMIYRSFDKLSYGIVMSASQEIEIGDFLNNP
- the dprA gene encoding DNA-processing protein DprA, which codes for MTSWQQLEPWLRLSCIQSIGPVRVQRLLQHFKSPQQVLSASLAELKAGIPEACARAIVEQKNSGDIAKKLDKARGWMDASEAHHILCVESDAYPVQLKELPDPPSILYVVGNPVLLSEPQLAIVGSRRPTPQGRRVAAEIAGVLARSGFVITSGMAMGIDGAAHQGTLAGYGNTVAVLGTGVDQVYPRSHLSLYSEIIEQGGAIVSELPLGTSPNPANFPRRNRVISGLSLGVLVVEAAIESGSLISARLAAEQGREVFAIPGSVMNPLSKGCHKLIREGAVLVESAEDILLELKPEIQHLLLESEGCAVSITKCTDPAHKKILEAMGFDVISPDLISSLCSIPYDELSVILTDMELSGFIQSVPGGFLRSC